Below is a window of Lepidochelys kempii isolate rLepKem1 chromosome 14, rLepKem1.hap2, whole genome shotgun sequence DNA.
atagtgaagccccaaatgaataagctagaggcaattcaaaactggccccagCCGACCCGAAAGAAGCCGATCCGTGCTTTCCTAGGTGTGGTAGGATACTACCGAAGTTTTATTCCCCACTTCAACACTAGGGTAAGTCCCCTAATGGACCTGGTGAAGGCCCGAGAtccagacatggtaaagtggaccAACGCAGGAGAGGGGGCATTCACAGACCTTCGGACATCCCTCTGTAATGACCCCATACTCATAGCCCCGGACTttaacagggaatttattttacaaacagacgctgccgaggtggggttgggggcagttctgtcgcaaatggtgggagaagaggaacacccgatcctctacctaagcagaaagcttctcccaagagaacagaaatatgcagtagtcgagagagaatgccttgctgtcaaatgggctatggagacactgcGTTATTACCTCTTAGGCAGGCGATTTACTCGTTTgacggaccatgcacccctccagtggatgcagtggaataaggaaaagaatgcaagggtcaccaggtggttTTTATCCCTCCACCCATTCCAGTTCCGCATACAGCACACggctggatgccaccatggcaacgCTGATGGTCTGTCACGAGCATACTCCTtggcgtcccaagttgcccaactctatggtgttgagggggggtgggggggtatgtgacggggcaaggccagatggctatagaaaagtagtgggagatagatatattagctccaggctaaacaaatccctggtaccagcataagtgaaatggcagctgctccaggtcaattaagacacctggggccaattaagaactttccagaaggcagggagaatgctaggttgattgggacacctgaaaccaatcaggggctggctgaaactagttaaaagcctcccagttagtcaggtgggtgtgcatgtcaggagctgtgggaggaagttgcgctgttggagagattgagtagtacacaccatatcgggcacaaggaaggaggccctgtggtaagggtgaagtggagcttgaggaagtgagggctgctgtgggggaagtagccccgGGAATtctacatgtcatgtttctaaaaggtcagctaccatagctgaaactattagggtccctgagctggagcccggagtagagggtgggcccgggctccccccaccccacctttgccccctgattaatcactgagactgggagacaacagagactgtgccaggaaggataacttctcctcacccccctcgctggtttatgatgaaaatggctcagtagactgtgatctttgtctctagagagagaagggttatgtggagggtcacagtgagcctctgaggctagcaaaatctgccaggaaactcaggacccatggaggcaaggacagagctttgtcacaatatacacAATAAAactctcacagacacacacacacatacacaaccaCAACCACAATCATGCaatcaaacacaaacacacacatgaagAGACACACAGGTACATTTTCTTGCCTTTATATTGCACAATTTAAGCTGAAATTATCCCCTAAAATTTTCTGTTCTAGTTCACAAACAACCTAAAtctgagatttccaaagccaccaaagggatttaggtgcccagtTCCCATAAATTGTCATGCAGACTGGGTATCCAAATCctttaggtggctttgaaaacctcagcctcATTCCTTACATTTATTCTCTTTAGAGTCATCCTTCTCAGCTCtgaagaaatggcaaatgaaactgCCCCAACCGAATTCATCATCATGGGGTTCTCCAacctccagcagctgcagttcttgCTCTTTAGCATCTTCTTGGTCACCTACCTCTGCACTCTGGTGGGGAACATCTCCATCATCATGATCGTCTGCACAGATCCCCAGCTCCGCatccccatgtacttcttcctggggaacCTCTCTTTCCTGGACATCTACTACACCACCACCAATGTCCCCCAGATTTTGGTGCACCTGTTGGCAGAAAGGAAGAGGATCAGCTATGCAGGCTGCATCGTGCagctttattttttcctctcctttgtgGGCACGGAGTGCATCCTCCTGGCTGTGATGGCTTATGACCGCTATGTGGCGATATGCAACCCCTTGCACTACTTCCTCATCATGAGGAAAGCCTTCTGCCTCAAGCTAGCTGGTGCCTGCTGGGCCAGTGGCTTCCTCAACTCTGTGGTGCACACATTGTTCACCTTTCAGCTGCCTTTCTGCGGGGACAACCAGCTCAACTACTTCTTCTGTGACATCCCACCCCTCCTCAAACTCTCCTGTGGGGACACCTCCCTCAATGAGATCATCCTGCTCACCATTGGGGTCTTCATTGGGTGGACTCCATTCCTGTGCATAGTCCTGTCTTATGTCTACATCATCTCCACCATCCTGAAGATACGCTCCACAGAAGGGAGACTCAAAGCTTTCTCCACCTGTGCATCCCACCTGACCATCGTCCTGCTATACTACGGAAGCTCCATCTTCACCTACATCCGGCCCATCTCCAGCTACTCGCTGAACAATGACAGACTGATCTCGGTGCTTTACAGCATAGTAACCCCCATGATGAATCCACTGATCTACACCCTGAGGAACAAGGATGTGAAGGGGGCTCTGAGAAAAGTTTTCTTGGGGAAATTGTGTTTGCAATGAAAGGGGCAAATTCCCCCTCCCAGAGGCTTCTCAATATTATctgggggtgtcaaggttccttccccactcggaattctagggtacagatgtggggacctgcatgaaaacccctaactttatttttactagcttaggttaaaacttccccaaggtacaaactattttaccttttgcccttggactttattgctgccaccaccaagcgtctaacaaatatctaaccgggaaagagcccgcttggaaatgtctttccccccaaaatcctccccaaaccctacaccccctttcctggggaaagcttgataaaaatcctcaccaatttgcataggtgaacacagacccaaacccttggatcttaagaacaacgaaaaagcaatcaggttcttaaaagaataattttaattgaagaaaaagtaaaagaatcacctctgtaaaatcaggatagtaaataccttacagggtaatcagattcaaaacatagagaatccctctagacaaaaccttaagctacaaaaagacacaaaaacaggaatatacatttcattcagcacaacttattttatcagccatttaaacaaaacagaatctaatgcatatctaactagattacttacaaagttctaagactccattccttttctgttcctggcaaaagcatcatacagacagagagaacctttgtttctccccaccccccccttccagctttgaaagcatcttgtctcctcattggtcattttggtcgggtgccagcgaggttatcctagcttcttaaccctttacaggtgaaagggtttttcctctggccaggtggaattttaaaggtgtttaccattccctttatatttatgacagggggctAAAGTTCTCTCCTTTGTGTTTTCCCATCTATGTTCAGTAGTATtggagaaaacatgaaaaaataaaatttacaacAATATACAATAAAAATCTAGACATTGTTTTCAGTTTGAACATTGAAATGGTCCTATTTTTGTCTTTTCTGATTAAACATTGTACTGAATTGCTAATAATGGTTGGCTTTTTTTACAATATTTAAGTGAAATTGTATTCAAAATAATTCTCAAAATGGTTAGCACAATTTTTCATTTACTGAACCTGCTCAGGTAAATAAAAAATCAACTATTTCAATAAATTTTTATATCATACAAATAATTGCAAAAAAAAACTcctaaaaaattaaaatgtccacaactttttacacacacacacacatacactcacacacacacccaatttaTAAAAGACTatttttgaggattttttttctgtttcaaaatgtttGGTCTCCTCCAGCAGtaacaaaacataaaataaaacaaaacaaaatcaataatAGTCAACTCATCAGCTCATCTCACAGAACAGAGAACAAAAAACACATGGTGAATTCCAAAAAAATTGCTTTATTTACAAAGCCGTGTAAATTAATCAGTAAATGAAATAGCAGAGAACAGTAACAGATGGTAAAAAGAGGTTTATACTGATCGTAAGATGGCACCAAAGATAAGAAGACACAATGTATAATGGATGCTGGTGGCTGTAGGCCTTGCTGAAGCCCTATGCATGAGTACCAATATGAATCAAAGGCTGGGAACCAGAGTAGGCCTGGCTTTGGCAAAATAGCAATGCATCAGGTGCCAGCtaaccaagtaagcacattcctgaccaAAGAGCATGGTACAAAAACACACAGATCTCTCAAGTAACTATGTAAAGACATTCTTATGAGATGGTACAAGAACACATCGACCCCTCGTAAGAAAAGGAGGGAATGACAGGATAATGGGTGTGGATGTTTTGTTCGAACTAGCAGGTACAAGGACAAGGGCGGTAACTAACATCAGGAGAGTAAAACAcaacttgtttgtatcaatgtgtatataagcagagtcaggatgagctctacccttaCATCTGGTGGTGaatagtggtgagctgtggaaaagaacttcaggggctgatcttgtttgcataggcacacccaccccgcctagaatgaggccatagctgtgCAAATGGTCACttgggctgctgtgggatccccagtttctctgttattggggcaggcagaataaagtgttgttaccctgattatgtgaatcaaggacagtggaactgttttatgacagagggactcaccatcaactaagtaacactcgctaggcaagggacatgggttccaaaactcattgaattgaaagggtttggggggcaggttCTTGTACCAGGTGGTGTGGGCCTGTTTTGAGGGCCCAAAACCTCACCTCATCACTGTGGAatagcagagctaattttgattctattaggagcctaaatacaggctgctgagctgaattcactgtgggccagcactgaggcttcccctactataagctgaaatcactaaagagctaaaattactaagagctgaaatcactgagtgctgtgttaagtagtgggggaggtggggggctgaagatatattgtggaatggctggcagagcagagcagttcatgggatggctggtggagtgaAGCGGAGTGGCTTATGGGATGGCTGATGGAGTGGAGCGGCTTGCAGTGAAGGCTGCAGaagaaccccatggagaggcgGGGCAGTCGGCCTCTGACCGTGTAAGGTTCCCCTTAACATGTAATGTGCCCcaccccatttccacccaggctgggaggtaaaactctgcagataaacttttgaactctggggctgcagtgACCAGGGACTTTGGGTaatttttgggttgctggactcaagaaccaaagggaaaggacatggcccaatttgcttatCCATAGAATAGTGAGTCAAGGCCgaggtcttggtccttatcttcaagttGTTTAGTGGCTAAAAGATGTCCTAAAGCTGCAAAATGAGGACTGTGATTGAGAATTGGAAGGAACGTGGGGGGCAATGGGTGCAAAGGGGTGGGGATATAGGAGGGAATGGGGCTACggggaggcagagggaactggggGGTTCAGAGGCAATGAGTGGAGCTATGTGGAGAAAGATTTAAGGCCAGGGGAGCTGAGAGGTGAGTGGGCATGAGGAATGATTATCTGGACTATAGGGAGATATGTGGGTGATGAGTCATATTATAGGAGAATATGGGGTTGTGAGTGGAGCTATAGGGGAGCAGGGGCACAAGCTAGTCTGGTGTGGTGAGCCAGACTATAGGGacatgggtgtgtgtgaggagggttatGAGGGGCACAGGAATacttagaaagagagagacccaTTAAATAAACTGATATCTACACAGGTCCAGGGTGTGTTATTGTTCTACTCAGGTCAGATTACACGCTTAGTGCAGTTTGGAGTGATGTGAATAAATACATAAGTATTTGGCTCAATAAAGACCAGTAGGTCCACCTTATACACAAAGAGCAGCCGCTTACAGAGTGTTAACCTTTATTTTAACATTAAGGGCAAAAGTGGAGGCTGCATTAGAGATcccagtgcatgtgtgtgtgtgtgtgtctccttaATAGCCTTCACCCTACTCAGCACAAGAGGTCTGTAGCTGGGAATAAGGATTTATCTGCATGTGAAGCTAGAGTTCACAGAGAACAAGTCAGCTGTACCGATGAAAGCTGCATTCCCCGGAGTTCGCAAGTATTGGTGAAATATTTCATACACTGATAGGCGTTAGGCACAAATTCACCACTCTGGTGGTTCCTGTTGCATTTATACAATGAAATGGTCTCCACTTCTGCTGGTTGCAGTTTAGATCTTTACTATTTCCCGTCCTTTTGTTGTGTTTATTGTTTGGTCTCATCCCTGTTACATTTTCCCCACTGGGGAGTTTACAGAGTTCTGATGTCTTATCCATAACATTAAAAGAAAGCcaggagagaaacagaaaatgggAGGATGGATGATAATAATAAGATCTTGCTCTGATGCAGCATTTTTCACTGATGGCTCTCAAAACACTTTGTAGAGAAGCTCAgtatcattatttccattttaaagatggggaaacagaggcacagggtcATCCACCAGGAGAGCccggaatagaacccaggtttgcTGACTCCCCTACCAGTGTTCTGGttactaggccatgctgcctgcctggcagaatgAAATGTCCTCAGAAAGGGATGCCCATTGCTTTCCTCTGAAGGAGAATCTTCCTTAAAATTCTTCCAAGAGCCATTTTTATCTCCTGGTTTCTCAAGCTATAGATGATGGGATTAATCAGCGGGGGCATCACAGAATAAAACACAGCCACCAGGTACTGTTTGAATGCAGAGTCAGAAGTTGGCATCATGTATGAAAAGATACCAGCACCAAGGAATAACATGACAACTGTGAGGTGAGGCAGGCAGGTGGAGAAAGCTTTGAGACGCCCCTCCACTGAAGAGATTTTTAGCACAGCAGAGAAAATGTGAATATAAGACACAGTTATGAAAGCAAAGCAGCATAAAGCTTCACATATACCAAATGCAATCAGGACAGTCTCACCGATGTGAGGATGGGAGCAAGACAGTTTCAGTAATGGGGGAATATCGCAGAAGAACTGGTCGATAAGGGACCCACAGAAGGGTAGTGAAAATGTGCTAGCAGTGTTCAAAGCAGAATAGACACCACCACCCAGCCATGCGCCACATGCTAGCTTACAGCACGCTGTCTTGTTCACAATTACTGTATAATGCAGAGGATTGCAGATGGCAATGTAACGGTCATAAGCCATAATGGTGAGGAACACAAGCTCTGTCTCTatgaatgaaagaaagaaaaacaactgaGATACACATCCTTGGAAAGAAATAGCCTGGCTGTTCATGAGGGAGTTGATGAAGGACTTGGGGATGGTGACTGAAATGAAACAAATATCCAAGAAGGATAGGTTTttcaggaagaagtacatgggggtgtgcaGGTGGTAGTCAAGACTTATGGTTGTGATGATGAGAAGATTCCCCATGAGGGCAGCTAGGTAAATAGCCAGAAAGACCATAAAGTGTAAAATCTGCA
It encodes the following:
- the LOC140898171 gene encoding olfactory receptor 5V1-like, which encodes MANETAPTEFIIMGFSNLQQLQFLLFSIFLVTYLCTLVGNISIIMIVCTDPQLRIPMYFFLGNLSFLDIYYTTTNVPQILVHLLAERKRISYAGCIVQLYFFLSFVGTECILLAVMAYDRYVAICNPLHYFLIMRKAFCLKLAGACWASGFLNSVVHTLFTFQLPFCGDNQLNYFFCDIPPLLKLSCGDTSLNEIILLTIGVFIGWTPFLCIVLSYVYIISTILKIRSTEGRLKAFSTCASHLTIVLLYYGSSIFTYIRPISSYSLNNDRLISVLYSIVTPMMNPLIYTLRNKDVKGALRKVFLGKLCLQ
- the LOC140898172 gene encoding olfactory receptor 14A16-like → MANQTTGSEFFLMGVSKNRKLQILHFMVFLAIYLAALMGNLLIITTISLDYHLHTPMYFFLKNLSFLDICFISVTIPKSFINSLMNSQAISFQGCVSQLFFFLSFIETELVFLTIMAYDRYIAICNPLHYTVIVNKTACCKLACGAWLGGGVYSALNTASTFSLPFCGSLIDQFFCDIPPLLKLSCSHPHIGETVLIAFGICEALCCFAFITVSYIHIFSAVLKISSVEGRLKAFSTCLPHLTVVMLFLGAGIFSYMMPTSDSAFKQYLVAVFYSVMPPLINPIIYSLRNQEIKMALGRILRKILLQRKAMGIPF